From Corynebacterium sp. BD556, the proteins below share one genomic window:
- a CDS encoding DUF349 domain-containing protein, translating to MPQPPLPGPNQGQHPKPSPAAMAKRAPTPLKAAPSSADEQHTTPSPVPFSAPAPHTVTVTPTDPSKFGRVADDGTVFVTRGGSEREIGSWQAGTPAEGLAHYGQRFDDLNTEAALLESRLSAHPEDAAQLRAQAEALKASLDSQAAIGDFDALEARLDSIISTADVAGEKAKEAKAARRAKAIARKEELAAEAEELAENSTDWKKAGDRIRAILEEWRTIRGIDRSTDDALWKRYSRARDSFNRRRGSHFAELDRNRAAARQKKEELVQRAEAIKDSTDWGETARAFRDLMEEWKAAGRAPRDVDDKLWKQFRAAQDHFFEARNAVNAERDREFEANAQAKDALLAQYDALIDPDKGLGAAKSKLRELQDKWEEIGFVPRGKVREYENKIGAFEKRVSDAEQARWRANDPAAQEKVNQFQDKADDLTKRAEQAEAKGNAKKAEELRAQAAQWQEFADVAAKAVQG from the coding sequence ATGCCCCAGCCTCCCCTTCCCGGACCGAACCAGGGCCAGCACCCGAAGCCTTCACCGGCCGCCATGGCAAAACGTGCTCCGACTCCACTCAAAGCTGCCCCCAGCTCCGCCGATGAGCAGCACACCACACCTTCTCCCGTCCCTTTCTCCGCCCCCGCACCGCACACCGTGACCGTAACTCCCACCGACCCCTCCAAATTTGGCCGGGTGGCCGACGATGGCACAGTCTTTGTCACCCGTGGCGGTAGCGAAAGAGAAATAGGCTCCTGGCAAGCGGGCACCCCCGCCGAGGGCCTCGCTCATTACGGCCAGCGCTTCGACGATTTAAACACCGAGGCGGCACTGTTGGAAAGCCGCCTAAGCGCGCACCCCGAGGATGCAGCTCAGTTGCGCGCACAAGCAGAAGCTTTGAAGGCCTCTTTGGATTCGCAGGCCGCCATCGGTGATTTCGATGCTCTTGAGGCCCGCCTCGACTCGATCATCTCCACGGCGGATGTAGCAGGTGAAAAGGCCAAGGAAGCCAAGGCGGCGCGGCGCGCCAAGGCAATCGCACGCAAGGAAGAACTCGCCGCTGAGGCAGAGGAGTTGGCCGAGAACTCGACGGACTGGAAGAAAGCCGGCGATCGAATCCGCGCGATTCTCGAGGAGTGGCGCACTATCCGCGGCATCGACCGCTCTACCGATGATGCGCTGTGGAAGCGCTACTCGCGTGCCAGGGACTCTTTTAACCGCCGGCGCGGTTCTCACTTCGCCGAGTTGGACCGCAACCGCGCGGCCGCCCGGCAAAAGAAGGAGGAACTGGTGCAGCGCGCCGAGGCGATCAAAGACTCCACCGACTGGGGCGAGACGGCCCGCGCTTTCCGCGACTTGATGGAGGAGTGGAAGGCCGCAGGACGGGCCCCTCGCGATGTAGACGACAAGTTGTGGAAGCAGTTCCGCGCGGCTCAGGACCACTTCTTCGAAGCGCGCAATGCCGTCAACGCTGAAAGGGACCGCGAGTTCGAGGCCAATGCGCAGGCCAAAGATGCCCTTTTGGCGCAGTACGATGCTCTCATCGACCCGGATAAGGGTTTGGGAGCGGCTAAGTCCAAGTTGCGTGAGCTGCAAGACAAGTGGGAGGAAATCGGTTTCGTTCCCCGCGGCAAAGTGCGCGAATACGAAAACAAGATCGGCGCCTTTGAAAAGCGTGTCTCGGATGCGGAGCAAGCTCGCTGGCGCGCGAACGATCCGGCCGCTCAGGAGAAGGTCAATCAATTCCAGGACAAGGCTGATGATTTGACTAAGCGCGCTGAGCAGGCGGAGGCGAAAGGCAACGCGAAGAAGGCGGAGGAACTGCGGGCGCAAGCTGCGCAGTGGCAGGAGTTCGCTGATGTCGCCGCGAAGGCGGTTCAGGGCTAA
- the miaA gene encoding tRNA (adenosine(37)-N6)-dimethylallyltransferase MiaA, with translation MNPVAVVGPTASGKSALGIALAHQLGGEVVNVDSMQLYRGMDIGTAKLAPEQREGIPHHLLDIWPVTKTASVAEYQARAVETVEEIAARGKVPILVGGSMLYVQSLIDAWSFPPTDPATRAKWQAKLDEVGVDELHAYLATVDAEAADIIEDKDPRRTVRALEVIELTGEPFKASQPPKDAPLRWGTRIVGLKTQPEWLNPRIALRAQMMFDAGLIGEVENLVAQGLVEDSTAGRAIGYAQVLRMFRGVLTREEAVEQTIVGTRRYVRRQRAWFNRDKRIRWLDAAAGDVVAAALDSLA, from the coding sequence ATGAATCCGGTTGCAGTGGTAGGGCCGACAGCGTCAGGAAAGTCAGCGCTGGGTATTGCGCTTGCTCATCAGCTGGGCGGGGAGGTGGTCAATGTTGACTCGATGCAGCTTTACCGGGGGATGGATATTGGCACCGCGAAGCTTGCCCCGGAGCAGCGCGAAGGAATACCGCATCACCTGTTGGACATTTGGCCGGTGACGAAGACGGCGTCAGTCGCTGAATACCAGGCGCGTGCCGTTGAGACAGTTGAGGAGATCGCGGCGCGGGGCAAGGTGCCGATCTTGGTGGGCGGATCAATGCTTTACGTCCAATCGCTCATCGACGCCTGGAGCTTTCCGCCCACCGACCCCGCAACTCGCGCGAAGTGGCAGGCGAAATTGGATGAGGTGGGGGTAGATGAGCTTCACGCCTACCTAGCCACAGTCGATGCGGAAGCGGCGGACATCATTGAGGATAAGGACCCGCGCCGCACGGTGCGTGCCTTGGAGGTCATTGAGCTAACGGGCGAACCGTTTAAAGCTTCGCAGCCGCCGAAGGATGCTCCTTTGCGCTGGGGAACACGAATTGTGGGACTGAAAACTCAGCCCGAGTGGCTCAATCCGCGTATCGCTTTGCGCGCCCAGATGATGTTTGATGCAGGACTTATCGGCGAAGTCGAAAACCTGGTAGCGCAGGGGTTGGTCGAGGATTCGACGGCTGGCCGAGCGATTGGTTACGCGCAGGTCCTGCGGATGTTTCGTGGGGTGTTGACCCGCGAGGAGGCGGTGGAGCAAACGATAGTGGGCACGCGCCGTTACGTGCGCCGTCAGCGCGCCTGGTTTAACCGCGACAAGCGCATCCGCTGGCTGGATGCGGCAGCCGGAGATGTTGTAGCGGCCGCGCTAGACTCGCTTGCGTGA